In the Alligator mississippiensis isolate rAllMis1 chromosome 7, rAllMis1, whole genome shotgun sequence genome, one interval contains:
- the LOC102571959 gene encoding olfactory receptor 14A16-like, with protein MSNETTVTEFLLLGFSDTAEQQIIYSVVFLIVYLAALIWNLLIILVVAFSHHLHSPMYFFLGNLSFLDICYISVTVPKCIANSLTSTRVISFCGCVGQVFLLVLCGAAEMALLTVMAYDRYVAICLPLHYREIMNWGACVQMAAGSWICSMVYSVIHTVTTFRLDFCQSNILDNFFCDIPQLLKLSCSDTLPNEILLFLSGIFSGSICFTLVLMSYIDIFVTVMRIPSTQGKYKAFSTCLPHLIIFGLFVSTSLFAYMRPKSISSPYRDVLAAVFYAVMPPTVNPLIYSLRNREIKVAFTVLMRRMLFHKRNPLF; from the coding sequence ATGTCAAATGAAACAAccgtgactgagttcctgcttcTGGGATTCTCTGACactgcagaacagcagatcaTATACTCTGTGGTATTTCTCATAGtttacctggcagccctgatttgGAATCTGCTCATTATCCTAGTTGTAGCCTTCAGCCATCACCTCCACAGTCCTATGTATTTCTTCCTGGGCAACTTATCTTTCCTAGACATCTGCTACATCTCTGTCACTGTGCCCAAATGCATTGCCAATTCTCTAACCAGTACCAGGGTGATCTCTTTCTGTGGGTGTGTTGGTCAAGTTTTTCTGCTTGTCCTTTGTGGAGCTGCAGAGATGGCATTACTCACGGtcatggcatatgaccgctaTGTAGCAATCTGCCTTCCTCTGCATTACAGGGAAATCATGAATTGGGGAGCGTGTGTCCAAATGGCAGCTGGTTCCTGGATCTGTAGCATGGTCTATTCAGTGATACATACTGTTACCACGTTTAGGTTAGACTTTTGCCAGTCCAATAttttagataattttttttgtgacATTCCTCAGCTGCTGAAGCTGTCTTGCTCTGACACACTCCCTAAtgaaattttgctttttttaagtgGTATATTTTCTGGTTCTATCTGCTTTACTTTAGTACTTATGTCCTATATTGATATCTTTGTCACGGTCATGAGAATCCCTTCCACACAAGGCAAGTACAAAGCTTTCTCTACCTGCCTGCCCCATCTAATCATCTTTGGCTTATTTGTCTCTACATCCTTGTTTGCATACATGAGGCCAAAGAGTATCTCATCCCCGTATCGAGACGTGCTGGCTGCTGTGTTCTATGCTGTCATGCCACCAACGGTGAATCCACTGATTTACAGCCTGAGGAACAGAGAGATAAAAGTGGCATTCACAGTATTGATGAGAAGGATGCTTTTCCATAAGAGAAATCctcttttttaa